TGTCGGCGGCGGTCGCACTTCTGCTTTGCGCGTGGCTCAGCGCGCGGCAAGTGGCCGTCTGGCACGACGGCGTCACGGCTTGGGAGCACGCCTTGGCGGTCACGCCACCCACGCTTGTTTCATGCAACAACTATGGCCTGGCGCTGGAACAGGTTGGTCGCCGGGAGGAGGCCGAGCGCTGGTTCCGCCGAGCGCTGGAAATCGATCCTGCCGCGTTTAAGCCGAATTGCAACCTGGGCGTGCTGCTTGCCCAGCAGGGCCGCTTGGACGAAGCGGCCCGGCACTTCGAAATCGCGCTGGCGGTGAATCAATACGATCCGCTCTTGTTGGAGAATCTGGCCATGGTCGAAGAGCGGCGAGGGCGTCTCGAGGCGGCCCTGGAATATTACGAGATGGCCGCCCGGTTCGATCCGCCGGTGCCTCGGATCATGCGGCGCCTTGAGCGGGCGCGCCGACAACTTCGCGACCCGTTGTAACCACGGACCGGCGTCGCCATCAGTCGATCCTCCAGATGACAGACTACCCCGACAGAAAAAATGAGCGGCTGCGGTCGTGAATCCAAAATCCAGAATCCAAAATCCAAAATCACCCTCCCCCTAGATTTATGGTTGCGGGCGGATTTCGGAAGGCGCGACATCCAATCCTGGGACGCCATTCACCCGTCCGTCCCGGTGGCAGGCGGCGCGCAGCGCCGGCTCGGGTCTTTGACAATTTGGTAGATTCGTGCGGCCGGGCGAGCGAGTGCCGCTCGTTTAATCGAAGTGCTTGCGGTGCAGGCCGGTCAGGGCGGTGAGCGCCGGCTTGGGCTTTCCGGCCGGGTCCAACAAGCCGCCCGCCACAAATTCTTCGGCCTCGCCGTCGAAAAGCTGGTTCCAGAAGATCGCATGCACGGCGGGCTTCGACAACAGGAGCGGCACGTAGTGCTTGATCCAGGCGGCCTGATTCTCCGGCGACCAACCGCCGGGAAACGTCTGCGGCACCGGTGCGGCACGCCCCCGACCAGCCGGCGGCGACGACTCGACGCCCGGCACGGTCAACGTCACGTGCAGCGGCAGCCCCAGATAGCTCCAGAGATCGAGCAAGCGGCTGAACTCCAGGCGGTCGCGGGGATAGCTTCCGCCGGGCTGGTATCCCATGTTGATTTCGATGGCCACCGCGGTGAGCTTCAATCCGGAGCGGACCAGGGCATCGGCAAAGTGCAGCGGCGAGAAATCGGCCGCCGCGCGCCCCATGTATTCCGCCCACGGCTGGTCGAAACGCACCACCAGCGGCGTCCGTGGATCGACGTCCTGGGCCACTTCAATCGTCCTGGCCGCCAGCCGCAGACGTTGTTCTTCGGTGAGCGACAGACCATCGCCCACATTGATCCGCGCCGCACACTGCCAAACATCGACCTTGCCCTGGTAGCGGACCACCGCCTTCTCGGCAAAGTCGGTGACAAACGACAGAATGCTGTTGAAGTCGTCTTCCCAGAGGTAAAGCCAGTCGGGTATGCCGCCGGCATCGAGCTGCACGAGCGGCCCGGCGCAAACGGTCAGCTTGTTCTCCTGGCAGGCCGCAATCTGCTGGTCGGGCAACTGCCACTGATAGACCCCTTCGACCGCTTCAACCGCGCGCCACGAAAGCGGCACGTGAGCGGCATTGAAGGCCCTCAAGTAATAGGCCAGGAGAGGCATTTCCAGCGCGTGTTGGCCCAGGTTCGCGCCGAACAGGGTCTGAAGCTTCTGACCGCTGCGGTGCCTGGCCGCCAGCGCTTGATCGGTGTAGCTGGCGACGAGCAGCTCCGCGGCATCCAAGCCGAGCACGATCGCCTTTTGCGCAAACGCGGCGGCCCGTGCCACGTCGTGCTGGCTGGTGACCGCCAGGGAGAGCGATTCCAGCGCTTTGTGCATGGCGTTCTCGACTTTGCCGGGCACGACCAGGCCGATGGCTTGCCAATCGGCAATCTGGCCGCGCACCTGGTTGAGCTTGCCGCGGGCCAGTTCGACCGCGAGCTGATAGGGCCGATCGCGCTGCATGAGCGTGGCCGTCGAGAGCATCAGACGGCCGTGCCCTTCGACGGGCCAGGGAATATAAAACTTGCCGGAATCGGCCACATTGCGTTCCACGATCAGCTCGCCGTGTTGCAACCGCGTGCGGCAAGGCCAGGGAATCTGCTCGGGCCCCGCCATATAAGCCTGCTCGGCCGCTTGCGGCGTAAGTTGGCTGGTCGGGGGAACGATGAGCCGTAGTGAACCGGTCGGCATGAGGCAATGCTGTTTTGTTTGTGCTACAACCGTTATACTCCGGCCAGCCGCGTCCAGCAGCGCGGGAGAGGAAAAAAATGCGGACCACGCAGCTACTGAATCCTATGCCACTTCCGGCCACTTTGGAAACACATTTGCCGTCACTGCCTTTGCGAAGGGGCAAGGTGCGGGACGTCTACGACCTTGGCGAAACGCTGTTGCTCGTAGCCACCGACCGGATCAGCGCCTTCGATTGGGTGCTTCCCAACGGCATTCCCGACAAAGGAAAGATCCTTACTCAGTTGAGCCAGTTCTGGTTCGAGCAATTGGACGTACCCCATCACGTAATCACCTGCGACGTCGAGGCGATGCCGTTGGCAGCCGCGGACCGCCGCCAGCTTGCCGGCCGCGCCATGCTGGTCCGCAAAACGCAGGTGGTGCCGATCGAATGTGTGGCCCGCGGCTATCTCAGCGGATCGGGCTGGAAAGAGTATCTTCGCCAGGGAACCGTCTGCGACCTCACTTTACCCGCCGGACTCCGCGAAAGCGATAGGCTCAGCGGACCGATCTTCACGCCGGCGACCAAAGCGACCAGTGGGCACGACGAAAACATTTCGTTCGAGGCCGTTTGCGGCGCGGTCGGCGCGGAGCTGGCCGCCGAACTGCGGCGCCGGACGCTGGAGGTTTACCGTCGCGGCGCCGACTATGCGGTGGAGCGCGGAATTATCATTGCCGACACTAAATTCGAGTGGGGGATCGTGAGGGAGCCGGCAGGCGAGCGACGTCTCATTTTGATCGACGAGGTGTTCACGCCCGACAGCTCGCGGTTTTGGCCGGCGGATCAATATCGGCCGGGCCGTGGCCAGGCGTCGTTCGACAAGCAATTCGTGCGCGATTGGCTGGAGAGCGTCGGCTGGGACAAGCAAAGCCCTCCGCCGCGGCTGCCCGACGAGGTCGTCGAGCGCACGCGGGAGAAATACCTGGAAGCCTACCAGATACTCACCGGCCGGCAGCCCGAGTTGTAATGCGAGCGTCGGGTGGAAAACACCCCGCGGCGAGCCACGATTTGCAATTTGAAATTTGCAATTTGCAATTTGCAATAGTCGGTTCGGGCTCCGCGCCAGGCCGGGGCACCGATTTCAAATTGCAAATTGCAAATTTCAAATTGTAAATTGCGAATTGCAGAATTGTCATCGCCGCCGAGAACCGTCGCCCCAGTCTCCACGGTGGGCCGGCGCTCGCAAGCTCGCTGGTCCCACCCTACGTGTGAGAGTTCTACTTGAAGCCGCATTCGACCACACGCCGCGCGAGGATCGCCAACAAGCCTCGATCCGGTCCGTTCCCGACGGGGTGGCTGCGCCCGGTTCTGCTTGCGGGACTGGTCTCCCTCTATGTGGCGCGGCCCTTATTGCCTTCCGAGGCGCCGACCACACTGGCCGGGGACGGCCTGCCCTTCGTCATGCTTTCGCTCATGTTGGCTGTGGTCTGGCTCGCGGCGCGTGCCAACGCCGTCGCCGCCGATATCCGCGTGGGGCCGGTGGAATTCGCCTGGTGCGCTCTCGTAGCTTGCCAGGCCGTCAGCACCGGTTTGGCGATGCGCGACGGCTTCGCGAGGGCGGCCGTCAACGCCTTTTGGGAGTCGGTCGGGCTGGGCGCCGGATTCCTGTTGTTGCGGCAGCTCCTGCGAAGCGGCGGCGAAAAACGGGCAATTCTGATCGTCATGATCGGGCTGGCGACGCTGTTGTCGCTCGACGGAATTTCGCAGTATTTCATCGAACTGCCGGCGCTGCGGGAAACGTATCGTCTGCACCCCGACGACGCGCTGCGCGAACTCGGCATCGACGCTCCGCCCGGCTCGGCCGCGCGGATGCTCTTCGAGCAGCGTCTCAATAGCACCGAACCGGTGGCCACGTTTGCCTTGGCCAATTCTCTGGCCGGCTTCTTGACCCCTTGGCTGCTGATCACCTTGGCGTTGGGTTATGCATATCGGGAGGATGGCCTTCCTACGCCGTCCGGTGACAGACGGGACGGCCTAGGAAGGCCATCCTCCGTTTGGCGGCGCCGGCTGGGCGCCGCGGCGTGCGCTTTGCCAATGGCAATCTGCCTGGTGCTCACCAAAAGCCGCGCCGGCTATCTGGCCGTGTCGGCCGGTTTTGTCGCGTTATTATGCCTGTCGCGGAGCCGTTGGCGGAACGCGTTGGCGCTGGCCGGCGCGTTCGCCGCGGCAATCGTCGTCTTGGCGGTGGCCGGGTATGAGTCCGGCGCGCTGGACCGTGAAGTGTTGACGCAGGCCGCACAGTCGCTGAGCTATCGCTGGCATTACTGGCAAGGCGCGCTGGGCATGATCCGCGAAGCTCCCTGGTTCGGTTGCGGACCGGGCAATTTTCAGGACGAATATACGCGATACAAGCTTCCCCAGGCCAGCGAAGTCGTGGCCGATCCGCATAACTTCGTCTTCGAGATCTGGGCGACATGGGGAACGCCCGCGCTCGTGGCGTTCGCGGCGATTCTGGCGGCAGCGG
This is a stretch of genomic DNA from Pirellulales bacterium. It encodes these proteins:
- a CDS encoding O-antigen ligase family protein; its protein translation is MLSLMLAVVWLAARANAVAADIRVGPVEFAWCALVACQAVSTGLAMRDGFARAAVNAFWESVGLGAGFLLLRQLLRSGGEKRAILIVMIGLATLLSLDGISQYFIELPALRETYRLHPDDALRELGIDAPPGSAARMLFEQRLNSTEPVATFALANSLAGFLTPWLLITLALGYAYREDGLPTPSGDRRDGLGRPSSVWRRRLGAAACALPMAICLVLTKSRAGYLAVSAGFVALLCLSRSRWRNALALAGAFAAAIVVLAVAGYESGALDREVLTQAAQSLSYRWHYWQGALGMIREAPWFGCGPGNFQDEYTRYKLPQASEVVADPHNFVFEIWATWGTPALVAFAAILAAAAYEWRRAATRRSNVEPTNQACYAVLFGAIGGLVLAFILGPLSTVSLQWPLLLAGFVVLPLVWAVFSGWIESGELPGFVPFVGAVALLTNLLVAGGIGFVGVAGSFWLLLAVAAPHSDGVGLRLPRWAGLALFATAAGLFAACYFTAYRPVLACRALLAQAERSDAAARQRQFEAAEADPLADEPWRRLAAGDFAVWQNDPAPERAARWQQDQDKLLRRRPHSSAAWLEAGERYLAAARESHGQSQRQEYAAAAVEHLRRAAELYPNFAMAHADLALALAAAGQAGAGDEAALALKLHEQTPHADQKLPPELADAVKKLARTAP
- a CDS encoding phosphoribosylaminoimidazolesuccinocarboxamide synthase; the encoded protein is MPLPATLETHLPSLPLRRGKVRDVYDLGETLLLVATDRISAFDWVLPNGIPDKGKILTQLSQFWFEQLDVPHHVITCDVEAMPLAAADRRQLAGRAMLVRKTQVVPIECVARGYLSGSGWKEYLRQGTVCDLTLPAGLRESDRLSGPIFTPATKATSGHDENISFEAVCGAVGAELAAELRRRTLEVYRRGADYAVERGIIIADTKFEWGIVREPAGERRLILIDEVFTPDSSRFWPADQYRPGRGQASFDKQFVRDWLESVGWDKQSPPPRLPDEVVERTREKYLEAYQILTGRQPEL